In Arthrobacter sp. B3I4, the following proteins share a genomic window:
- a CDS encoding ATP-binding cassette domain-containing protein, whose protein sequence is MSAPEPWRRGAWASDANPPPPAAAARIDSFRYHGESVAVLRDVQLSVRPGTLTAVLGGSGSGKTTLGKLLAGWLRAGHSGTLQGSLALGADVLTFLGRSADPRIDPAAWSGRVGYVPQDAAAILSTVRTTVAEELAFGLENRAVPRADMIRQVARTAERTGLGALLERNPAELSGGELRRLAVACAVICGPEVLILDDPLASLDAAGAGQLEELVRGLLDAGTAVVLLSQTADALARSARHWLVLDGGTATAAGAPAGLAGGAALRDAGVVTEAAPWALDRTHVPAPATTAAATTAAASAAAASAAAPLLELRGVSFGYGPTALLRDLDLTVRPGEIVAITGPNGTGKSTLLRHFNGLLRPQAGEVLVHGTSIEGIPTGRTAASVGLLFQQPRDQLFERTVLREVSFGLRRLPGAEAPEAAAGRARGALAAVGLAAAAHAHPAELPSSSQRLLALATVLARQPAVIALDEPTVGLDRHGLELLHEAVAAAAARGAAVVLVSHDREYARALAHRVLELDGGKLRNA, encoded by the coding sequence CTGCGCGACGTGCAGCTGTCTGTCCGGCCGGGCACCCTCACGGCCGTGCTCGGCGGGTCGGGCAGCGGCAAGACTACGCTCGGCAAACTGCTCGCCGGCTGGCTCCGCGCCGGCCATTCCGGGACCCTGCAGGGATCCCTTGCCCTGGGCGCGGACGTCCTGACGTTCCTCGGCCGCAGCGCGGACCCCCGAATCGACCCGGCTGCCTGGTCCGGCCGGGTCGGCTACGTACCGCAGGACGCCGCGGCGATCCTGTCAACGGTGCGCACCACCGTGGCGGAGGAACTGGCCTTCGGTTTGGAGAACCGGGCCGTGCCCCGCGCGGACATGATCCGGCAGGTGGCGCGGACCGCCGAGCGGACAGGCCTGGGCGCACTGCTGGAACGGAACCCCGCCGAGCTCTCCGGTGGGGAGCTGCGCCGGCTGGCGGTCGCCTGCGCGGTGATTTGCGGACCCGAAGTACTCATCCTGGACGACCCACTGGCGTCCCTGGACGCTGCAGGGGCCGGCCAACTGGAGGAGCTGGTGAGGGGCCTGCTCGACGCCGGAACCGCCGTCGTGCTGCTGAGCCAGACGGCCGACGCTCTGGCCCGCAGCGCCCGACACTGGCTCGTGCTGGACGGCGGCACCGCGACCGCGGCCGGGGCTCCGGCCGGGCTGGCCGGCGGCGCCGCTCTCCGGGACGCCGGTGTCGTGACGGAGGCCGCCCCCTGGGCCTTAGACCGAACACACGTGCCCGCCCCTGCCACCACCGCGGCTGCCACCACCGCGGCTGCAAGCGCCGCGGCTGCAAGCGCCGCGGCCCCGCTCCTCGAACTGCGGGGCGTCAGCTTTGGGTACGGGCCCACCGCTCTGCTGCGGGACCTTGACCTGACCGTCCGGCCGGGGGAAATCGTCGCCATCACCGGCCCCAACGGCACCGGCAAATCCACGCTGCTGCGTCACTTCAACGGGCTGTTGCGACCGCAGGCGGGCGAGGTGCTCGTGCACGGCACAAGCATTGAGGGCATTCCGACCGGCCGCACCGCCGCCTCGGTGGGGCTGCTTTTCCAGCAGCCGCGTGACCAGCTCTTCGAACGGACGGTATTGCGGGAGGTCAGCTTCGGGCTGCGCCGGCTTCCCGGCGCGGAGGCACCGGAGGCGGCTGCCGGCCGTGCCCGGGGGGCGCTGGCCGCCGTCGGCCTCGCCGCCGCCGCGCACGCACACCCGGCGGAGCTGCCCTCCTCCAGCCAGCGGCTGCTGGCGCTGGCGACAGTCCTGGCCCGCCAGCCCGCCGTCATCGCGCTGGATGAGCCCACAGTAGGACTGGACCGGCACGGGCTTGAACTGCTGCACGAGGCGGTGGCCGCCGCCGCGGCCCGGGGGGCGGCCGTCGTTCTGGTCAGCCACGACCGTGAGTACGCCCGGGCCTTGGCGCACCGCGTCCTTGAGCTCGACGGGGGGAAACTGCGGAACGCCTGA